GATAATAATCCTTTTCGGGGTGTCCTCCGTTAAGAGCGATATACAAATCTCTCCACTGTGGGTTTCTGATGCCAATTTCATCAGCCAAATTGTCAACCACACTGGAAGGTAGTAAATCAGCCTTGCTTCTTCCCGATACCTTGTTGGTTTCCAAAGCCTTTTCGATCTGGTTCATAACCTACTCCTTATTTTCTACAAGGTGCACCGGCAGGGATGGCCCACTTCGCATATCCACCTTTCCCATCAGGGTGGTATGTTTTCCAGTCGCCCCAGTGATCATCGCTTGGGACCAGCTGCATCTTTCCCGGTTCGTCACTGTGATGCCAAGTCCACCCTGTCGGCGTTTCTCTCCCACCTGTCCTAGATACTGCATTTTTCACACCGGGAATTAGTTC
The DNA window shown above is from Deinococcus depolymerans and carries:
- a CDS encoding HNH endonuclease, which gives rise to MWGRSDSVHFNRSNAALDAALKADPKFAAEMEELIPGVKNAVSRTGGRETPTGWTWHHSDEPGKMQLVPSDDHWGDWKTYHPDGKGGYAKWAIPAGAPCRK